A stretch of Brassica rapa cultivar Chiifu-401-42 chromosome A08, CAAS_Brap_v3.01, whole genome shotgun sequence DNA encodes these proteins:
- the LOC103835619 gene encoding 60S ribosomal protein L34-1 — protein sequence MVQRLVYRSRHSYATKSNQHRIVKTPGGKLVYQTTKKRASGPKCPVTGKRIHGIPHLRPTEYKRSRLSRNRRTVNRAYGGVLSALAVRERIVRAFLVEEQKIVKKVLKLQKAKEKVATKA from the exons ATGGTGCAGCGTCTTGTATACCGGTCGCGTCACAGCTACGCCACCAAATCGAACCAGCACCGTATCGTCAAAACTCCAGGAGGCAAATTGGTGTATCAAACCACCAAGAAGAGAGCCAGTGGTCCCAAATGCCCTGTTACAGGCAAGCGTATCCATGGA ATTCCTCACTTGAGGCCCACGGAATATAAGAGGTCTAGGTTATCGAGAAACAGAAGGACTGTGAACCGTGCTTATGGTGGAGTTTTGTCTGCTTTAGCTGTCAGGGAaag GATCGTGCGAGCATTCCTTGTTGAAGAGCAGAAGATCGTGAAGAAAGTTTTGAAACTCCAAAAGGCTAAGGAGAAAGTAGCTACCAAGGCTTGA